The following is a genomic window from Sporocytophaga myxococcoides DSM 11118.
AAAGTTTGTGTCAGATTAAATCTGGCACCAACGACTTCTTCAAGTTCAATATAGTCAACATTTACCCAACCCCAGCTCTTGCTGATCTCAATCACGTGCGTACCTGCAGTAAGCTTCTGATTGGAAACCACTTTAAGCTTTACGTATCCTGCCTCTGTGGTGCTGAAATCAACAGAAAGCGCGTTGGAAGTCCCCGGATTTAAAGTTAAGATATTTGTCTTATTGCCATTTGGAGATGCTACCATTAAGTAAATATTGTAATTCGCAGCTTTAGAGATAACAGCATCAATTTTAAAGCCGCTGTCTTTAGTTGATACAGCCTTGCCCCCTGAACAGGTAGCACAAGAGATCACTTCTGCCCCATTTGCCAAAGGAGTAAGAGTACCATCCTCAGCTTCAAGCTTTGCAGAAAATGCTGCTTGAACTTCCTCTAATTCTATGTAATCTACATTTACCCAACCCCAGCTTTTAATAAAAGAAAATGTGTGTGTGCCAGCTGTAAGCTTAAGGTTACTCATTATCTTCACTCTTAAATAGGCAGGATTTGCTGCAAGCTCAAGCGAAGCCGTAAGATCATCAAGCTTTACTGTATTGACTTTTTGGCCATATGCAGCACTAACTTTAATATAGACATTGTACTTCGCTTCTTTTGTTACATTAATAGGAAGAGTAAAACCTGTCTCGCGAGTAGACACGACCTTTCCATTTGAGCAACTGTCACAAGCCATGATATAAGCAGGCGAAGCAACTGATACGTCCAAGGTGGCATTTTCAGCTTCAAACTTCTGACTGTATGCCTGTCCTGCAAAAAACAGGACTGAAAACACAATTAAAGATCTTGTAAATTTTAAAATCATATTTTATCTGTTGTTTTTAATTGAAGTTCTTTTATTCTATTAAATATTTTATAAGCCGATCAAATTTCTGTTTTAAAAGTAAACAACTAACATCCAGCATCTTACACACCAGCACTTTTAATCAAAACCCAAGAATATATACTTCTACTTATTAATGGTATGGACAAAAGGTCATTAAGTAAACATTCAAATCAGGGGAAATATGAAATTTTTCATGAAGCCCATAAAAACTCTTGGTTATAACAGAGTTAAAATTCATTCAAAGCAAAAAAGAATTGACACTTCTACTGATACATTTAAATTATTTAAGAAATTGCCTATGAGAATTTTAAAAATAGAAGTAGCCTCTTTTAACTATGAAACTAAAATTGCTTACCCAGATTTTCTTTTTGATTATTCTGACTTCTGCGTGCTCACAAAAAAAAACAAAAGAAGACTATGCAAATGTGGAGACCATCAGGCCAGCTTCTAAAGGCTGGTTTAAGTTAAACAACAATAAAAAAATAAAAAGATATTTCAGAAGAGGTAGTGAAGTATACTGTGGAGATGTTGAATATAATGATCACCCCATGAAAGGCGCAGATACAGCATCATTTGAAGTATATCTGGGCACTGAATATGCTCGTGATAAAAATAAAGTTTACTACCCAATACAGATTAATTGCCAAGAAGGAAGGGATTATGGAGTTTGTTATTGCACCGATTACATAGTTAAAAATGCTGATCCCGGGACATTTAATTACCTGGGGAATGAATTTGGCTCTGATAAAAATTTCGCATTTTACAGTGGTATTATTATAAAACATAGCGATGGTCAATCATTCAGGATTTTTAATGAATCAGAATATCTTCCATTTGCTGTAGACAAAAACAATGTATACGTTCGTGAGCAAATTTTCGAAAAAGCTGACCCGAAAACTTTTCATTATGATTATGCAAATCCTCTGAATGATACAATTACTCAAAACTTTATATTTAAAGACAAAAATCATATCTGGAAATTTAATCCTCCAAATCAAATAATAGAGTTAAAGTAATTTTAGATACTATTCACATTAATCTCCTTTATTTTAATAGGCATTTAATATTTTTATCAGTGCATTAACTTTTCACTACATCCTCCAATTCTGCATCCTACCGAGATCTAAAAAATTGAATTTCAAAACCCTAAATATCTTAAACAGGATATCTTACAATTTTTTAAAATAAAAATTCAAAAATCGTTACCTCCGAAATATTCAATGGTATTAGCAATACAATTGAACACATCTTTAAACGAAAACAACTAATACAATATAACATGAGAAGAAGTATACGATTACTCTTAGCCTCAATTGTTTTATTCACTTCAACTATTGCTTATTCGCAGGACCAGTGCAAAGTAGTGGGATGGGCAACACAAAACGGAAGTGTGACGGGAGGAGGTTCAGCGACACCAAAAGTTGTAAGTACTTATGCTGATTTAAAATCTGCATTAACTACGGCATCTGTAAAAGTGGTACATGTACAAGGTACTATTACATTTCCTACAGCAGGCCGGATCAATATTCAGGACCAAAGCGGCAAAACCATCATCGGTTTACCAGGTTCCAAAATAGTCTCTGTCGACATGACAGCAAGCGGATCCGGAATTTTTTACATTAAGAGATGTACAAATTTTATCATGCGTAACCTGACATTTGAAGGTCCGGGTGCTTATGATACAGACGGGAATGATAACCTTACACTTGAAAATTGTCAAAATTTCTGGGTAGACCATTGCGATTTCAGAGATGGTATGGATGGCAATTTCGATATAAAAACAGCGTCAGATTATATTACTGCTACATGGTGTAAATTCAGTTATCTAAAACCTCCAAAAGCTGGCGGATCCGGAGGATCTAACGACCACAGATATACAAACCTAATAGGAAGTTCTGATGGAGCTACCGGGGATGATGGAAAGCTTAGAATTACATTTCAATATTGCTGGTGGGGTCAAGGATGCGTAGAAAGAATGCCTCGAGTGCGATTTGGGAAAATACATCTTGCAAACAACCTTTTCAATAGCACAGTTTCAAACAGCTGCATCAGAGCAGGATATAAAGCCGATCTATTAATTGAAAGTAATGTTTTCATTGGGGTCAACAAGCCTATAGACCTTTATGAAAATGACTTTACAGCAGTTACTGCCAGAAACAATATCTTCACAAACACTTCCGGTAATACTGTAGGTAAAAACACTTCTTTTACTCCTCCATATTCTCTAACAATAGCTAATGCAAGTAACGTTCAAAGCCTTGTCACCAATACAACATGTGGAGCTGGCGCAACACTTGACGGGCCAACACAATGTGGCTGTGATACTCCTGTAAATAAAGCTCCAACTGCAACATTGAGTTCTTCTACATCATCTACATGTGTGGGGACTAAAATAACGCTCAGCGCCACTGCCACTGACACAGATGGAAATATCTCCAAAGTTGATTTTTATGATGGCTCAACCTTACTAGGCTCTGACAATTCATCTCCATATTTATATGAGTACGCTCCAACTGCTGCTGGTACCCTATCGCTTAAAGCAGTAGCAACCGACAACGACAATGCTACAGGTGAGTCATCTGTTATAAGCATAACTGTGTCTGCCTTGCCCACTGCTACCATATCTTCAGCTTCCAGCAGTTTTTGTGAAGGAGAATCACTTGTTCTGACTTCCAGTTCAGGTTCTTCGTACATATGGAAGAATGGAACTAATCAAGTAGGAACAGCATCAACATATAGTGCTAAAACTGCTGGAACTTATACTGTTGAAGTGACGAACTCCAGCGGTTGCAAAGCAACATCAGCAGCAAAAGAAATAACTGTAAATGCTTTACCTTCTGCTACTATCACAGCGCCTGCAAGCAGTTTCTGCGAAGGTGAATCGATAGTGCTTACAGCTAGTTCAGGTTCTTCCTACAAATGGTTAAATGGAACTACACAGGTAGGCACCTCTTCTACTTATACAGCGAAAACTGCCGGTGCATATACCGTTGAGATTACAAACTCTAATGGCTGTAAAGCAACTTCTTCTGTAAAACAAATAGGAGTAAATGCTTTACCTTCTGCGACAATCACAGCGCCTGCAAGCAGTTTCTGCCAAGGTGAGTCTTTAGTACTTACAGCTAGTTCCGGATCTTCTTATAAATGGTTGAACGGCACTGCACAAGTTGGAACAGCTTCCACATATACAGCTAACACTTCTGGTGCTTACACTGTTGAAGTTACAAATGCCAATGGATGTAAATCAACTTCCGAGGTAAAACAAATTTCTATAATTTCATTACCAATAGCACGTATTACTGCGCCTGCAAACAATTTCTGTTCAGGCGGATCCATAATACTGACGGCAAGTGTTGGTGGAACGACCTACAACTGGTATAAAGGCAGCAGTAAGGTTGGAGAAAATCCTCTATATGAAGCAAAATCTGCTGGTGCTTATAGCGTGGAAATAACCGATGCTAATGGATGCAAAGCGACATCCGGGATTACTCAAATTGAGGAAATCACATCAACTATATGGTATCAGGATACCGACAATGATGGCCAGGGAGATCCGAGAATAACCATTGATGCATGCACTCAACCTACAGGTTACGTTGCTTCTGCTGGCGACGAATGCCCAAATGATCCTAACAAAATAGCTCCGGGAAACTGTGGCTGCAATAAATCTGAAACAGAATGCGTTACATCAACTGTAGGAGTTATTAAGTCAGAGATCACTGTATCACCACTTCCATTTGACAACTTCACTTCTATTAGCCTTGAAAATAAAGGCACAATAGAATCAGTGACAATCATATCGGCATCTGGAGCAATTGCAGGAAAAATTACAGGCATTCACTCCAATGAAATTTTGATAGGTGAAAGCCTTGCTCCTGGCTTCTATTCAGTGATTGTACAAACCGAAACAGAAATCATTGCAACAAAAATCATCAAGAAATAAGTTATATCTTCTTATTGATTAGGTTCAGAAAAGGAAATAAATGAAACAGGCTGCTTTTAGGCAGCCTGTTTCATTTTATATAATTAATATTTTATTCATTTTTTTTGAACCTTTGTGAAATATTTATCAAAATTGCGATTTGCGGAAATTAATATTTAATTGAAAATATCAGAATTATATAATCTATCAATCTGCAAATCTTATTTCTTTTAGTAACAGCTTTAGTCAATTTATGCAAAACCAATACCGCAAGAACATCAAACCCGGAATGGAAGTAGAGATCGTTCTAAAAAAAGATCAGGCCACCGGAAAACTCACGAATGGAATCGTTAAGGCCATTCTTACCAGCTCTCTTCACCACTCAAGAGGCATAAAAGTTAAACTTGATGACGGACAAGTAGGAAGGGTACAAAAAATTCTTACAGATGAAATAGGAAACCCTTTGGAAGACTGATAATCTATAACCATACTAAATCGCTACAACGCTTCTGACTTTTAAACCATTTCAATTAAAAATTAATACCCGAAAGCCTCCGATATAACCATGTGTTAAATAATTGTTAAGCAATTTTAAGGAATTAGGCAACGTGAAGGGACATTTATAAAGTCTTCAGGTCACATGCATAATCAAATCTTAATCTTAACAAAAAACATATGAAGTATTTTTTCCTTCATCTTCTATTACTCACCAGTGCACTCTGTTTTGCACAGGTAAATTTTACTTCTTCAAATCTTCCTATCGTTGTACTGGAGACAAACGGGCAAACAATTGCGGATGACCCGAAAATTACAGCGACTATTAAGATCATTTACAATGGCCCAGGAAAGCGCAATCAAGTCACGGATACCCAAATTA
Proteins encoded in this region:
- a CDS encoding DKNYY domain-containing protein; translation: MKLKLLTQIFFLIILTSACSQKKTKEDYANVETIRPASKGWFKLNNNKKIKRYFRRGSEVYCGDVEYNDHPMKGADTASFEVYLGTEYARDKNKVYYPIQINCQEGRDYGVCYCTDYIVKNADPGTFNYLGNEFGSDKNFAFYSGIIIKHSDGQSFRIFNESEYLPFAVDKNNVYVREQIFEKADPKTFHYDYANPLNDTITQNFIFKDKNHIWKFNPPNQIIELK
- a CDS encoding Ig-like domain-containing protein, with translation MRRSIRLLLASIVLFTSTIAYSQDQCKVVGWATQNGSVTGGGSATPKVVSTYADLKSALTTASVKVVHVQGTITFPTAGRINIQDQSGKTIIGLPGSKIVSVDMTASGSGIFYIKRCTNFIMRNLTFEGPGAYDTDGNDNLTLENCQNFWVDHCDFRDGMDGNFDIKTASDYITATWCKFSYLKPPKAGGSGGSNDHRYTNLIGSSDGATGDDGKLRITFQYCWWGQGCVERMPRVRFGKIHLANNLFNSTVSNSCIRAGYKADLLIESNVFIGVNKPIDLYENDFTAVTARNNIFTNTSGNTVGKNTSFTPPYSLTIANASNVQSLVTNTTCGAGATLDGPTQCGCDTPVNKAPTATLSSSTSSTCVGTKITLSATATDTDGNISKVDFYDGSTLLGSDNSSPYLYEYAPTAAGTLSLKAVATDNDNATGESSVISITVSALPTATISSASSSFCEGESLVLTSSSGSSYIWKNGTNQVGTASTYSAKTAGTYTVEVTNSSGCKATSAAKEITVNALPSATITAPASSFCEGESIVLTASSGSSYKWLNGTTQVGTSSTYTAKTAGAYTVEITNSNGCKATSSVKQIGVNALPSATITAPASSFCQGESLVLTASSGSSYKWLNGTAQVGTASTYTANTSGAYTVEVTNANGCKSTSEVKQISIISLPIARITAPANNFCSGGSIILTASVGGTTYNWYKGSSKVGENPLYEAKSAGAYSVEITDANGCKATSGITQIEEITSTIWYQDTDNDGQGDPRITIDACTQPTGYVASAGDECPNDPNKIAPGNCGCNKSETECVTSTVGVIKSEITVSPLPFDNFTSISLENKGTIESVTIISASGAIAGKITGIHSNEILIGESLAPGFYSVIVQTETEIIATKIIKK
- a CDS encoding YwbE family protein translates to MQNQYRKNIKPGMEVEIVLKKDQATGKLTNGIVKAILTSSLHHSRGIKVKLDDGQVGRVQKILTDEIGNPLED